The following proteins are co-located in the Melanotaenia boesemani isolate fMelBoe1 chromosome 5, fMelBoe1.pri, whole genome shotgun sequence genome:
- the LOC121639786 gene encoding coronin-2B-like, translated as MSWRSSYRCSKFRLVFGKPATKEHSYDGVPITRSVHDNHYCSANPCFIAVVTECAGGGAFLVLPIQHTGRVDPQHPRVCGHGGRVLDIKWNPFDDYCIASCSEDCTVKIWDIPAWGVKQNITKARKTLIGHSRRVAIIEWHPTAENLLLSSAYDYKVLLWDVSHSGAVIRHPVRVLLMPVHHRYPSEALLLSVSFNSDGSRLAVTSKDRRVRVLDPRAGKILQVSSNKSHRASKVLYIGGLKMLLSTGSSRWNQRQIILWDPDDLSEPLYEEDLDGSAGVLFPFYDPDTHMLYLAGKGDGNIRYYELSSEKPYISFLMEYRSLLPQKGLGVMPKRGLDVNACEVFRFYRLIAIKDLVEPLSMIVPRKESGVFQEDLYPMTSGSQAAMTAKEWLLGVDREPVLISLKPEIRIENPYAETPAEKEPVRWFQIAPHGGAVKTDQDLTEQAFLEEQLAYQDAKYPRDLSDLSGWQPDETQVPLWTYYCTPHCCEPAETPPPTTETELLQAFYSQQDEIKGLREELLQKDVRIIELELEIKNQRNNLRATF; from the exons ATGTCGTGGCGTTCGTCTTATCGCTGCTCCAAGTTTCGTCTCGTCTTCGGGAAGCCAGCTACCAAGGAGCACAGCTATGATGGGGTGCCAATCACACGCAGTGTCCATGACAACCACTACTGCTCAGCCAATCCCTGCTTCATCGCTGTAGTGACAGAGTGTGCTGGGGGCGGGGCTTTTTTAGTCCTGCCAATCCAACAT ACGGGCAGGGTGGACCCTCAGCACCCCCGGGTGTGCGGCCACGGTGGCAGAGTCTTGGACATCAAGTGGAACCCGTTTGATGATTACTGCATCGCATCTTGCTCGGAGGATTGCACC GTGAAGATCTGGGATATTCCTGCCTGGGGCGTCAAACAGAACATTACCAAGGCCAGGAAGACTCTGATTGGTCACTCGAGGAGGGTGGCGATTATTGAGTGGCATCCTACAGCTGAGAACCTGCTGCTTAGCTCCGCCTATGACTACAAG gtcctgctCTGGGATGTGTCCCATTCAGGTGCAGTCATCCGGCATCCCGTCCGGGTGCTCCTCATGCCCGTTCATCACCGTTACCCATCGGAGGcgctgctgctgtctgtcagCTTCAACAGTGATGGCAGCAGGCTGGCGGTCACGTCCAAAGACAGACGGGTTCGAGTCCTGGACCCACGGGCGGGAAAGATTTTACAG GTGTCCAGCAATAAATCTCACCGGGCCAGCAAGGTTTTATACATCGGAGGGTTGAAGATGCTTCTGTCCACAGGCAGCTCACGCTGGAACCAAAGACAGATCATCCTCTGGGATCCC GACGACTTATCTGAGCCTCTGTATGAAGAAGATCTGGACGGATCTGCAGGAGTTCTCTTCCCTTTCTATGATCCAGACACACATATGCTCTACCTGGCTGGAAAG ggAGACGGGAACATCCGGTACTACGAGCTGAGCTCTGAGAAGCCTTACATCAGCTTTTTGATGGAGTACAGATCCCTGCTGCCACAGAAAGGCCTCG GGGTGATGCCAAAACGTGGCCTGGATGTAAACGCATGTGAGGTTTTCCGGTTTTACCGACTGATAGCCATTAAAGACTTGGTGGAACCACTGTCGATGATTGTACCACGAAAAGAG TCTGGAGTTTTCCAAGAGGATCTTTATCCGATGACCTCTGGAAGTCAGGCGGCCATGACGGCTAAGGAGTGGCTGCTGGGGGTCGACAGAG AGCCCGTGTTGATTTCCCTAAAGCCTGAGATTCGAATAGAAAACCCTTACGCAGAAACCCCAGCGGAGAAGGAGCCGGTGCGGTGGTTCCAGATAGCTCCACATGGAGGTGCAGTGAAGACAGACCAGGACTTAACTGAGCAG GCCTTCCTGGAGGAGCAGCTGGCTTACCAGGATGCCAAATACCCCAGAGACCTGAGCGATCTGTCCGGCTGGCAGCCAGATGAAACGCAGGTTCCCCTCTGGACGTACTACTGCACCCCACACTGCTGCGAACCTGCAGAAACACCACCACCCACCACTGAGACGGAG CTCCTGCAGGCGTTTTACAGTCAGCAGGATGAGATTAAAGGCTTGAGGGAGGAGCTGCTTCAAAAAGAT GTGAGAATTATTGAACTGGAACTGGAGATCAAGAACCAAAGGAACAATTTGAGGGCGACCTTTTGA
- the LOC121640338 gene encoding tripartite motif-containing protein 16-like, whose protein sequence is MAQKGVQLDSEKISCSICLDLLKDPVTIPCGHSYCQCRKTFIPRPVLEKNILLAELVEELKKTGLQAAPADHCYAGPEDVACDVCTGRKLKAIKSCLVCLVSYCKKHLQPHYDVAQFKKHKLVEPSKNLQQLVCSRHDEVMKIFCRTDQQSICYLCLMDEHKGHETVPAAAERAEKQKELEASRQQIQQRIQDGEKDVKLLQQEVEVINGSADKAVEDSEKIFTELIRLIQIRSSDVKQQIRSQQETEVSRVKELQEKLEQEITELKRKDGELEQLSHTEDHTQFLHNYPSLSALSESTHSSSINIRPLRYFEDVTAAVSETRDKLQDILTEKWTNVSLAVTEVDVLLSEPEPKSRDDFLQYPNEITLDSNTAHTHLILSELNRKVMAMKQQQFYSSHPERFTYYVQILSRDSDWTLLLGGGVKRKRS, encoded by the exons ATGGCGCAGAAAGGAGTTCAGCTGGATTCTGAAAAAATCTCttgttccatctgtctggatctcctgaaggatccggtgactattccctgtggacacagctactg TCAGTGTAGGAAAACGTTCATACCGAGGCctgtcctggagaaaaacatcctgtTAGCAGAGTTagtggaggagctgaagaagactggactccaagctgctccagctgatcactgctatgctggacctgaagatgtggcctgtgatGTCTGCACTGGGAGGAAGCTGAAAGCCATCAAGTCCTGtctggtctgtctggtttcTTACTGTAAGAAACACCTCCAACCTCATTATGACGTAGCTCAGTTtaagaaacacaagctggtggAGCCCTCCAAGAATCTCCAGCAGCTCGTCTGTTCTcgtcatgatgaggtgatgaagatttTCTGTCGTACTGATCAGCAGAGTATCTGTTATCTCTGCTTAATGGATGAACATAAAGGTCATGAAAcagttccagctgcagcagaaagagctgagaagcagaaggagctggaggCGAGTCGACAAcaaatccagcagagaatccaggacggagagaaagatgtgaagctgcttcaacaggaggtggaggtcATCAATGGCTCCGCTGATAAAgcagtggaggacagtgagaagatcttcactgagctgatccgtctcatccagataagaagctctgatgtgaagcagcagatcagatcccagcaggaaactgaagtgagtcgagtcaaagagcttcaggagaagctggagcaggagatcactgagctgaagaggaaagacggcgagctggagcagctctcacacacagaggatcacacccagtttctacacaactacccctcactgtcagcactcagtgagtctacacactcatccagcatcaatatTCGTCCTCTCAgatactttgaggatgtgacagcagctgtgtcagagaccagagataaactacaggacatCCTGACAGAGAAATGGACAAACGTCTCACTGGCAGTCACTGAAGTGGACGTTTTActgtctgaaccagaaccaaagagcaGAGATGACTTCCTACAATATCCAAATGAGATCACGCTGGATtcaaacacagcacacacacatctgatatTATCTGAGTTAAACCGAAAAGTAATGGCAATGAAACAACAACAGTTTTATTCTAGTCATCCAGAAAGATTTACTTATTATGTTCAGATCTTGAGCAGAGACTCTGACTGGacgttgttactgggaggtggagtgaagaggaagaggagttgA